A single genomic interval of Hippea jasoniae harbors:
- a CDS encoding energy transducer TonB, which yields MKLKRAISALIFSLVLHLLVLFVVFELVKPPKLKTPSPPKETFVDIVTLPQKEKPKIKVKEHHKVASNISKKGFAKVYSKKEELPFGVPKATVSAKPKVVKKPAITKANIPTPKNVLKKQKTTKLSKKGARKRKHRLESASKKKSGGLVKLKGPLFKENFGGFLSGNSKNYRYKHTREATISIGTQSIKYASYMEHIKNKIENVWVYPSFSAQTGQQGSLLVLFSIGKNGNLLRVKLIRSSGYPLLDKAAIDAVKDAAPYPPLPERFNIDVLNIYANFVYKINGFYYISK from the coding sequence ATGAAGTTAAAAAGGGCGATATCGGCACTTATCTTTTCTCTTGTTCTCCATCTTCTTGTGCTGTTTGTTGTTTTTGAACTTGTTAAACCACCTAAGTTAAAAACCCCTTCACCGCCGAAGGAAACCTTCGTAGATATTGTTACTCTACCTCAAAAGGAGAAGCCAAAGATAAAAGTTAAGGAACATCATAAGGTTGCATCCAATATTTCAAAGAAGGGTTTTGCAAAGGTTTACTCAAAGAAAGAAGAGTTGCCCTTTGGTGTGCCGAAAGCAACCGTTTCTGCAAAGCCTAAAGTTGTAAAAAAACCTGCGATAACCAAAGCAAACATACCTACACCGAAAAATGTTTTAAAAAAGCAAAAAACAACTAAATTATCAAAGAAAGGTGCCAGAAAAAGAAAACACAGGTTGGAGTCTGCTTCAAAGAAAAAGAGTGGAGGACTTGTTAAACTCAAAGGTCCCCTGTTTAAAGAGAATTTTGGCGGTTTTTTATCCGGCAATTCAAAAAATTACCGCTACAAACACACAAGAGAGGCTACTATAAGCATTGGCACGCAATCGATTAAATATGCATCCTATATGGAGCATATAAAAAATAAGATTGAAAATGTGTGGGTTTATCCATCTTTTTCAGCTCAAACAGGCCAGCAGGGCTCTTTGCTTGTTTTATTCAGTATTGGTAAGAATGGCAATCTTCTGCGTGTTAAGCTTATTCGTTCAAGCGGTTATCCTCTGTTAGATAAAGCGGCGATTGATGCTGTTAAAGATGCTGCACCCTATCCGCCACTGCCAGAGCGTTTCAATATCGATGTTCTCAATATCTATGCAAACTTTGTTTATAAGATCAACGGTTTTTACTACATTTCAAAGTAG
- a CDS encoding ketopantoate reductase family protein, protein MADLRVVVVGAGGVGLSLGGFLLKAGYNVSFVATKRTAEILKKNGFKISGIFGKMEFRDVDIIDYDSISKPDYVLICTKTTANEQIADNLCRIKNRLSNSKLVVVQNGWGNAEKFLGCFEEERVFAARIITGFYRKALNEIEITVHADDMVVGNIFKKEISFQVKDLCDALKEGGFPVRVSLDVDKYLWAKMLYNCALNPLGAVLNVEYGRLAEKPSTRMIMDRIIDEIFDVMDAAGFKTFFDTAESYKKEFYSKLIPATAGHRSSMLQDILAGNKTEIDSLNGVIVRLGEKYDVDVSYNRFITHLIQFFD, encoded by the coding sequence ATGGCTGATCTAAGGGTTGTTGTTGTTGGGGCTGGTGGTGTTGGCTTATCGCTTGGTGGATTTTTATTAAAGGCTGGTTATAATGTGAGTTTTGTTGCAACCAAAAGAACAGCAGAGATTTTGAAGAAAAACGGTTTTAAAATCAGCGGTATATTTGGGAAAATGGAGTTTAGAGATGTTGATATAATCGATTATGACTCAATCTCAAAACCGGATTACGTCTTGATCTGTACCAAGACAACAGCCAATGAGCAGATAGCAGATAATCTTTGCAGAATAAAAAACCGATTAAGCAACTCTAAACTTGTGGTTGTGCAAAATGGATGGGGAAATGCTGAGAAATTTTTAGGTTGTTTTGAAGAAGAAAGGGTGTTTGCAGCCCGTATTATCACCGGTTTTTACAGAAAAGCGTTAAACGAGATAGAGATAACCGTGCATGCCGATGATATGGTTGTTGGCAATATCTTCAAAAAAGAGATATCTTTTCAGGTAAAGGATTTATGCGATGCATTAAAAGAGGGTGGCTTTCCTGTTAGGGTTTCTTTGGATGTGGATAAATACCTATGGGCAAAGATGCTTTATAACTGCGCTTTAAATCCGCTTGGTGCGGTTTTAAATGTTGAATATGGCAGGCTTGCTGAAAAACCATCAACACGCATGATTATGGATAGAATTATCGATGAGATTTTTGATGTAATGGATGCAGCAGGATTTAAAACATTCTTTGATACAGCAGAAAGCTACAAAAAAGAGTTTTACTCAAAGTTGATTCCTGCAACGGCAGGCCATAGATCATCGATGCTACAGGATATTTTAGCTGGCAATAAAACAGAGATTGACTCATTAAACGGTGTGATTGTAAGGCTTGGTGAAAAGTACGATGTAGATGTTAGCTACAACAGGTTTATAACCCATCTTATTCAGTTCTTTGACTAA